cggtcctgtccgatgtaacaaatacatccgatcttatctactttgctaatgttctggaaagaacataacactgtaatgtgtaagtagatcatatcgtagattggcaagtcagtgtaaatccggtgcactgactaatcttaggactaacttattttgaacatataatcatatttatattccactgtgattacgtcactataaataagattagctatatgctcgggatttaatagaagtttatattaaacaaataatcatgaaaataaaacatgtgagcaaagtgattgaccaagtcaaaaaatgatttctattcttttattgataataaaatgagattacaaagaatttgggttttaattagggcataaaaccccaacatatatTGCACGCCATGTTATCTTCAATGAGACTGACTTTCCAGCAATTTCCATAAAGTCAGTCTCTTCTCAGGTACATGACTCTAATCCTCCATCTTTGCCTTCTGCCACATTTACAACTTTCAATCTTTCTACAGAAACTAATCCACTTGTTTCCGCTTCTTCTTCTGCTGAGAACACATCTCTCCAAGTTAATGCTCCTCATCCTTCACCTACTGCTGCAGATAGTTCTTCTCAGACTCAAGATACCACAATTTCAGTTTCCAGTGATGTTATTGCAGCTGTTGCTCGTGATGCTAATTCTGTTGATTCTTCTACTGCTCATGCCCCTTTTCCTTGCGAAGATACTGTTGGTCACAATGTTGAGCCTCCTTCTACAACTAAGTCAACTCATCCTATGTGTACAAGATCGAAAAGTGGTATTCGTAAGCCAAAAGTTTACTTGACTACTCGACATCCTCTTCGTGAGTCTCTGCTGCCTAGTGAACCTTCTTCAGTAAAAAAAGCTCTTGCAGATCCACAATGGTACAAGTCCATGAAGGTTGAATATGATGCTCTTCTATATAACAATACTTGGACTTTGGTTCCATACAATCCCAATATGAATCTAgttggaaataaatgggtttTCAGAGTAAAACTCAAAGCTGATGGCACGCTTGATAAGTATAAGTCCCGTTTAGTTGCAAAGGGGTATCTCCAAACTCCTGGAATTGATTATGCTGAGACCTTTTGTCCAGTGGTTAAACCAGCTACGGTTCGCACTGTCCTCACTTTGGCAGTTTCTTTTGATTGGTCTGTCCACCAGCTTGATGTTAGTAATGCCTTTTTAAATGGTACTTTAGAGGAAACAGTGTACATGAAGAAACCTGATGGTTTTATTGATTCTACAAGACCTTCTTATGTTTGCAAGCTTAATAAAGCTTTGTATGGCGTTAAGCAGGCACCACGGGCATGGAATGACAAATTGAAAGCTTCTCTATTACAGAAAGGCTTTGTTATGTCGAAATCAGATTCCTCCTTGTTTGTATATGGTTCAGGAAATCAGCTGGTCATTCTCcttgtatatgttgatgatatacttCTCACAGGTCCAAATAACTCTCTCATTACTCAACTTATTAGTGACCTCAATCATGATTTTGCTTTAAATGACCTTGGTCCAGTGCATTACTTTCTTGGTGTCGAAATTTGTAGAACAACTGCTGGCATGTATTTGTCTCAGACCAAATATATCACAGATCTTCTTGCCAAGTTACATATGGAAGGTGCAAAGGCCGGTCCAAGTCCTACTAGTTCTTCTCATAAGCTATCTCTTCAGGAAGGTGCTCCTTTTTCTGATACTTCTCTGTATAGAAGTGTGTTAGGTGCTCTTCCGTATCTCACCTTAACCCGACCAGATGTTgcttttattataaataaactaAGTCAGTTTATTCATGCACCTACTGATGTGCACTGGGAGGCTTGCAAACGTTTACTGAGGTATCTCAAAGGTACTCTTCATGAAGGTCTTCTCATCAAACCAGCTTTGCACCTTAGTCTTCATGCATATTCGGATGCAGATTGGGCAAGTTGTCCTGATGATCGGCGGTCTACTGAGGGTTATGTTGTCTTCTTTGGTGACAATTTGGTATCTTGGTCAGCAAGCAACAGGTTGTGGCTCGGTCTAGCATAGAAAGTGAATTTCGTGCCTTAGCAAACACAGTTGCTGAAGTAAAATGGCTCACTTTTCTGCTCAAAGAATTGCAATGTCCTCTTCCTGCTTCTCCTGTTATTTGGGCAGACAACCAAGGTGCAGCTTCATTAGCTGCTAACCCAGTGTTTCATGCCAGGTCTAAACACATTGAAATTGATCTACATTTTGTGAGGGATCAAATTTTGGCCAAGCAACTTGATGTTCGTTATGTTCCTTCTTTTGACCAAGTTGCTGACATTTTAACTAAGCCTTTGTCTATTGATCGCTTTCTCTACTTAAATTCCAAGCTAAAAGTGGTCTCTACACCTTTTTGCTTAAGGGGGGATGATAGTCAAGACAGTTAGGCTTTCTGTTATACTTTCGTTAGTCTGTTATTTTAGTTGTGTCTTAGCTTAATCATGTAATTAGTTACAAGATTAGTTGTATtaattttgttcttgttttccCTGTAACTAATTCATATATAAATAAGAATTTACTCAGCTAAGCATTCATATAGCTTCTGAGTAGTTTTCAATAAAATCTCTCTAAATAGCTTTTTTACTTCCTGAGTTCATTCATAGCTAGAATGTACTATTTTTAACACCTACAAAAAAGTAACAAAAgattaattttctttttcttttcctccATTCCATCAAAAAATTACTTTTACTTTAACCATTAGCTAGGGAAACCGATGGTGGGTGAAATAAGCTGAGTTTTAGGCTAAGGCTTTTGGAGAGGAAGGTAAGaggtttctgatttttttttaagaactGAATACATGTACAAATGTAATCATTGAATTGATATGTGTTGTTGCCTTGTCTCGATGAGAAAAAATAAAACTTCAAAAGTGAAACTCATTTCTAAGACATAAAATTGTCGATAAAGAAACACTATTGCTATTTAAGGAAAGTTGATAACCAAATTATTACAGCATACACAAATGGGGATTGAAAAACAGAGAATCAAAGTACGACTGATTTGGTATCAAATTTACTTTGCTTTCGTAATTAAGAGACTGCAAAATATTccaacaaattcaattaaaatgtTCAACAAACCAATAACATTATAGAACAAATAATAAAGCACCAAAAAAGatttttttctaaagaaaaatagagaaaattaAGGGTAGGAATTTTTGATGATTTACCCTGATTCTGACGCATACTATAGTCGTTGCTTATCTGGCAGGTCCTCGTCTATGTATAAACGGTagcaactccattttgttgttgTTTATCTTTTTTGTCGTTGGAGATAGGATGTCTTCTTAATTGGACGAAAAAGGCGCTAAAGCAAAGAAACCTACCGAAGAAGAGGCAGCCATGACATATGGCTACATGGTAAGAAACTTTTGAAATTGTTCATAAAGGGTAGCAAGAGCATGATTGGAAGATGAGACCCCAAAATCATATGAGTCAGATAGAGGAACAGTAGCAGCGGCATTAAATTGTGGAGGGCGGTATGGTCAAGATTGTGAGTGGTTTCCAAAATGTGGTTGACTACCATATTGAGGTGGTTGATTACCGAATTGAGGAGATCTGAGTTGGTGTCTCTGTTGCTGTGGTGCACGATTCGCTAGTTTAGGACACTAAGCATTCCAGTGACCTTTTTTGTTTGCAAAAGCTACAGTTATTAACCCCAACATTTGTGTGAGGTTTATTCTTATGATGAATAAAAAGTCTAGGAGGAACCGCCAAAATAGAAGGACTGGGTGCTGGGAGGATGACTTTTCTTGCTTGATACATAAGATGAATTTCATCTACCAACAATTTATTGACTACTGAATCAACCGAAGGAAGAGGAGAACGATGCAAAATAGAGCCACAGAGTCCCTCAAAGTCATCATGAAGTGCCCTTAAAAACTGAACCAATCGTTATTCCTTCCTATGAGCAATATATGTTGCAAAGTAGCTCTGCAGATTCGATAAAAGGCCAATTGATCCCAGAGATATGTCATAACTGAATAGAACCATTGAATACTCATATCATTCTGTTTAAGAGCTCTAATATCTTATTCTAATTGATATTGCATTGTAGAGTTAGACTAAGTATACAACCTTGCAAGATGGTCCCAAACTTCCTTCACTATTTTATACTTGGCTAGTTGGGTACCTATTGAGTGTTCTACGGAGTTGTTTATCCCAGTggtaatttttgaattatccacttcccAATTTTCTAGCAAAGTTGCATAATCGGCTTTGTCATTTGTAGGTTTAACCAAAGTTCCAGAAACATAACCCCACATCTTTttccatttcatttttttttcatcacATAGTTCCAATAAGAATAATTATTTCCATCTAACCTCATGCTAATAGATTGAAAGGAAACATCTTTATTACTAGCCATTTCAGAAACAAAAAACGAACTTCCAAATGCTAGCTCGGACAAAATTTTACAATCTGATAAACCCTAAAATTTCAGAACGAACACAAATATCACATACCAATTTGTTGCAATGTTGCACCGACCAAGTTCACTGCAATATGAAGAAAACCCAATTCCATAAACTCATTCTTTGATACCATGGTAATTATGCAAATATACAATCCATGAAACTCAAAGAGAGATAGTAAAAAGATTAAGAATGAAAAAGAGAGGTTAGGGTATATTGCAAAAGGAGAGCAAAATCTTCTAGGTTACAAACTAACTAGCCAAACCTTTTATAAAAGgcaaaagataataaaataacattaattaagaaaagactaaaatatcctcaaataataaCTCTAACATCCCCTACCCTACACACACAGTTTCAACCACCACATTTCTTCCTTGCTCTAGTGAAGATTCTAAGGAAATACATGAACCTTGAGTTGAGCTTAAACAAATTACCAAACttaaaaagtaaagaaaaatcaATCCCCATTTCAGAAACTAAAACAGTAGtgtacaaaaattaataaaattttcgTGAAACTAAATTGCTTCTTTTCCCATACAAAGTGTCAGCCCGTAATCAAAATTTTTAACATTACACACTCAACTTTAAATATTAATGTTCTTTCAATGTTTGAGCAAACTGTGAGATTATCATTGTATTTATCCTTTAGTTGGTAGAAATGCATTATTTCTGTTGAGAATTTTGAAATTGGAAAACATGTTTTTCTTTGCCACCATATATTTTGGTCTTTGTTGTCATGTTTGGTTTTCAGGGAATAATCACATTCACATGCCTGAACAAGCCCAAGAAAGAGGGAAAAAATCAGTTTCTACAAAGAAGAATCATGGCAACATATAAAGAGGTACCAGTTTTCTGCCCCATCAAAAATGAAAAATTCCACCATCACATATGACTATTGTAATCCCCACCTTCCAATAAATGATTTACAATTCAATGGGGGAAAAGTTGAGTTTCAACATAAACTGTACAAATATGTATTGACAATAAAAATAAGCAGTCCACAAAAATGTGCTAGTGCTGCCACTACCAGTTATCCTTGACAATCTTGAATTTTTCAAGAATGAATTTTCCTTCTTTGTACTTCTGAGATTGCTCATAAGCCTTCTCATACTTCCATCCCAAAACCTCTCCACAATCCTTGCAGTAAACATCAGCTACTGTGTGAAGACCAGTCATAAGCTGCCTGTCCTGTTTGGGCCCCAGAACTACGTTCATGGCATGGGAGAACAGAAAGGCTCTGCCATGCATTGCCTATACATAATTCATTTAACATTAacgaaaacaaaaacaaaaacaaacaaaaaataaacatttatgAAAGCTGAAAGGAAGAGAGCAATCATAAAGTCAAACACATGGTATGCAAACACATGCTATGTCTAAGCTAAATATCACTTAAAAACTCCACCTATATGATGGGATCACAATGCTCACCAGAAGAAAGACAAACAAAACTCATTATATAAGTAAATTTGtaataaaaaacaaaattcaaGTTATCCCTATTCTAAAGATGGGACTGTGAGAAAAAATATCGAGAAGAATCTATCAACTTCACATGTTATTTGGTCTGTTGAAGAAGTAGCTTTATGAACAAACAGAAGTGATTCTAAAATTGAGTTTTTAACCAAACCCAGAATTCATTTTTTACTTGAAACTAAACAAAGCATTGATTCACCTGAAAATCTTTAGAAACTATATCATCATGACGAGATACTTGGTTCTGGCACTTGTAACAGCTGTACAGCCTTGGCACGACAAAATCCTCCATTGATGATGAGGATGCTTAGTTCTGCTCTACAAAGAAAATAaagtttgaataataaaaaaagacGGTCTTGCAAAAATTAATTGATTGCTCCCCTAATGGCAGAACCATAAAACTAAGCCAGAAGCTTCCTCCTCAAAGCAAATAAACAATCACCCATTGGACTGGATCAGATGGTTACTTGGAAAAGTTTGTTCAACCAAATGTTGGGATTTCAATTATTGAGATTATCcctaaaaaaagaaaaggaaaagaagaacgAGAGATTAAAGTCTATCCAAATGAATATAATTAAAAGAAGATGTTTGAGTAAAGATTACAAACAACAAATATATAAAAcattgaataaatcaaattaagtGGGAGTGAGAAAGAGagtattattaattaatactCATAGTTTCGAGTAGGAAATCGTATTTAAAAGTAGAGATGATTGaccttttgttttttgttttgttttttgggACAAACTATATTCTTAGCCTTGTTCTCAATTCCAACTCCGTCTCCGAGGTTAAATTGTCAAGAAATAATTTGGTGCGGACCGAAGAAAAGTAGTTGAAAATGACAACCTTAACGTTAATAATATGCCTAAATCAAATGGACTCCACTATAAGCAAATTGGAAAACGACGtcgtttgttttttttttgaaaattttttaaAGCGTCGTCAACCTCCGTCGGATCGGGTTTTTCCCAAATTAATCGGGGCACTTGAAAGCGGCGCGACGAATAAGAATCTACCAAACTCCTTTCGCCGCCGTCGGGTCCACCTCCGCCGGCGACTCAACCTTGTTTCGGTTCGGGACTCTAGCCAACCTCCTCTCTCGCTCTTTGGTGTATGCGTTTAGGTAAGTCTTACTGGTTTGTTTTTACATTTCTCAAACATGTATCAGCCAAGCCAAGTCCGTGGAAATCCTTGTGTCTTAGAAACTTAGGTCTTTGGTTAGAGATGACAGACACCCTCATTTTAAGATTTTCTGGAAACTCAAGGTTTGGGTTTTCGAAAAACATAGAGTTTGTATCATTTTTTTTCGTATGGGTTGGTGGTGTTCGACGAAATTCCTGACAGAGAGTAATAATAATATGACTTATCTGTTTGTActaataatattttatacaaTTTTGTATATGTTGGAGTGTAACATTAGCGAATTTAACTCACATAACCATATATAAAAAAAGGCTATTCATaggaaaaacataaaaataaactgACCAGACTTTACCTTCTTAACTTCATATCACTATGTTAATTATATGAAGAAAACAAGCCAAAAAGGGGGGTGGGAATATTGAAACGGTATATGTATAAATGCACATTAAGCTTCTCTAGAAAATACCAGTGTTAGAGTGACCGAGTTATGTATGAGACTATGAGGTAATGATGATAAATTCTCATTTGAGTTTTAGTAGTCTATTAGGACTTAGGTTAACACTGTGTGGTATAATAGTATTGAAGAGAGTGATTGTGATAATGGCTGATGTTGCATTGTGAAAGCTGATGGTAGTATTTTCACAGTTCGAAGATCAGGATCAGGATTTTCTTTTCAATCAATCTCCTCAGCATTCAATGAAAGTGGGCCTAAATTTGATGATGATATGATATTCCACAAAAGCAAAATAAAATGGAACGAAATTTCCGAACAATAttttctggctgagtcgcggacaaagtcgctctctttaagacgtttcgcggctctgccccaagtgtgcacgacagtctatcaaccacgccgtccccaggataaaacagcctgTGTACGAATCCTCCCTAAATCAGAGGAGGATTAAATGGCTGAAACGTttatcttaattaaaataaaaaccgtttttgttttattaaagtgaacgtttaaaatttaaataaaagaggataaacgtttagataccttgtttaaaaaaataaaacttaaatacGACACCACATACCAGCTCAGCTCGGACGGCGGCGGCAcgcgtggtggtcaagtgtgtgagtctTCACCTATTCGCACAAAATTGGGTACCCCTTGGAGCACACCCCAAGTCATTGCATTTGCAATATAAATACACTCTATgaagagtgttccaaatccatgtgggacttttcccatatcacacacaactctaatgtatcatttttttttaataattcatttaaaaggTTCCAACATGATAAAACATTTTAGAATATTTAGTATTTGAATGATTTCATTTGCTgtctttaatttatgttttttttttgctaaTTCAAATAGTTTTCAGCGATTTGTACTTTTGTTAAAGAGTAAATAAAAGTTATAaaacaaacttaattgtaaacaTTTTCAACTATCAATTTTACTGtcatacaaaaacaaaaatatattcttttgtaCGGCTTATCTAAATTCTTTTAGATTACaagaaaactttattttattaccATTTTGGCTCAGTAAATAACCTTTAATGCTGGAATTATACAGGGAGTATTGCAAGCATTTGTCAATTAGGTACATTAAAATTAGAAATTTAATCAATcatttctaaatattaaaatattcaaGTTTGTGACCCACCAGCTATCGGGTCGGGTTGGGGCAATGCTGAGGCTTAGTTATGCTCcacaaagaaaataaatttaagtaAAAAATTAGTTTATTATGACTACCTTAATAGGAGAACCATAAAACTAAGACTATTGTTAAGGTCATTTCCAACCCATAACACCATATATGGTGTTGCACTAACACTAAAATTGAATCTTAACatcatattttttttccattccatctacaacactaaaaattacaccaaaaagtatattctttattattttattatttgatcttatatataaaataatatacatatatatatatttattattaaatattaatatgaaAAGCAAAATAATATTGACTTTTGTTTTTGCCGTTGCTATAGTACTCCACCTGTAGTTTGACAGCATAATGGTGTGATAAATGGAGTTGTGTTGGATTTGATTTTGTGCCTTTTTAGCACTATATTTGTTGTTTTGTAGTTCGGTTGGAGCTGCCCTAAGGGTACCAACTCTAACACTGTATATTATTATTGATGTAATTTAATATCGAAtctcatatattttaatttaaaagattATATGTGGAATTCGATATTAAATTGCACCAATTATTGTAAAGTGGTGATGGACACCATAGGTACCAATAACAATGATCTAAAACTAAGCTAGAAAATTCTTCTTTAAAGCAAATAAACAATCATCTATTGGACAACCGTAATTTCAATTATTGAGGTTattctttacataaaaaaaagagaaatttaaattTATGAATAAAATCAATGGAAAATGTTCGAGTGAAGTGTTAGAGTTATTATTTGAGGGTATTTtagtattttcttaattattgttattttatatcTTTTGTCTTATATAAATGGCTTGACTAATTAGTTTTGTAACCTAGAACTCTCTTCTCTCTATTTTGCAATACACTCTAGCCTCCATTCTTCTCTCTTCATCATTTTGCTATCTCTACTTGAGTTTTATGGATTGTATCTTTGCataattatcatggtatcagagctaggTTTTATAGAATTAAATTTTTGGCAACTTGGGTCTTCTTCGTATTGCAGCAAACTGGGTCGGAGCATCTTTGCAGCAACTCGGGATGTGATTTTCGTGTTCGTTTTGAAATTTTAGGGTTTTGTCAGATTGCAGAATTTGTGAACTTTTGTGTGAGATAACATTTGGAAGTTTGTTCTTTGTTTCTGAAATGACAAGTAATAGAGATGATTCCTATCAATTCATTAGTGTAAGGTTAGATGGAAAGAATTATTCTTATTGGAACTATGTGATGGAAAATTTTTTGAAAGGGAAAAAGATGTGGGGTTATGTTTCTGGAACTTTAGTTAAACCAACAAATGACAAAGCCGATTATGCAACTTTGCTAGAAAATTgggaagtggataattcaaaaattattacCTAGATAAACAACTCTGTAGAACACTCCATAGGTACCCAACTAGTCAAGTATGAAACAGCGAAGGAAGTTTAGGACCATCTTGCAAGGTTGTATACTCGGTCTAACTTTGCAAAGCaatatcaattagaattagaTATTAGAGCTCTTGAACAGAAAGATATGAGTATTCAAGAGTTCTATTCAGTTTTGACAGATCTATGGGAACAATTGGCCCTTACTGAATCTGCAGAGTTACGAGCTTTTGCACCATATATTGCTCGTAGGGAGGAACAACGATTGGTTCAGTTTTTGATGGCACTTCGTGATGACTTTGAGGAACTCCGTGGCTCTATTTTGTATCGTTCTCCACTTCCTTCGGTTGATTCAGTAGTCAGTGAACTGTTGGCAGATGAAATTCGTCTTAAGTCTCAAGCAGGAAAAGGCATCCTCCCAGCACCCAGTCCCTCTGTTTTGGTAGTTCCTTCTAGACATTTTACTCACCGTGAGAATAAACCTCACACAAAGGTTGGAGTTGATGAATGCAACTTTTGCAAACAAAAAGGTCACTGGAAAGTTCAGTGTCCTAAATTAGTAAATCGTGCACCTCAGCAACAGAGACATCAACTCAGACCTCCTCAATTCGGTAATCAACCGCCTCACTATGGTAGCCAACCACAGTTTGGCAACCACTCACAACCTCGACCATATCGTCCTCCGCAATTTAATGCCGCTATTACTGTACCTCCATCTGACTCGTATGATTTTGGGGTCTTATCTTCCAATCCTACTCTTGCTGCCCTCTCAGAACAGTTTCAGAAGTTTCTTACCATGCAGCCACATGCCATGCCCGCATCTTCTTTGGTAGGTCAGCCCCCCACTAGCACTTCAGGTATGACCTCCTCTACATGGATTTTAGATTCTGGAGCCTCGCACCATATGTCTCCA
This genomic interval from Humulus lupulus chromosome 8, drHumLupu1.1, whole genome shotgun sequence contains the following:
- the LOC133797461 gene encoding protein yippee-like At4g27745; its protein translation is MEDFVVPRLYSCYKCQNQVSRHDDIVSKDFQAMHGRAFLFSHAMNVVLGPKQDRQLMTGLHTVADVYCKDCGEVLGWKYEKAYEQSQKYKEGKFILEKFKIVKDNW
- the LOC133797460 gene encoding uncharacterized protein LOC133797460, which encodes MSIQEFYSVLTDLWEQLALTESAELRAFAPYIARREEQRLVQFLMALRDDFEELRGSILYRSPLPSVDSVVSELLADEIRLKSQAGKGILPAPSPSVLVVPSRHFTHRENKPHTKVGVDECNFCKQKGHWKVQCPKLVNRAPQQQRHQLRPPQFGNQPPHYGSQPQFGNHSQPRPYRPPQFNAAITVPPSDSYDFGVLSSNPTLAALSEQFQKFLTMQPHAMPASSLVGQPPTSTSGSAVLEADWDRS